The following are encoded together in the Daucus carota subsp. sativus chromosome 5, DH1 v3.0, whole genome shotgun sequence genome:
- the LOC108222830 gene encoding protein HUA2-LIKE 2 has protein sequence MAPSRRKGASKAAMASAARKQWKVGDLVLAKVKGFPAWPAKVSEPDKWGHQVDWKKVFVYFFGTQQIAFCNPADVEAFTEEKKANLLGKRHGKGADFVRAVREIIDSFEKLKNEDQNANILSANDTIMGNGSNSVEPLADSGVKDEAPKAIKGTLHESTDSTTAKCDDDFQVGGSAAGATQDPFHSEEALFEDPTGDTNVKETSLPTTYSRKKNGVAQARNFVTERRVPSARRSRSSTRVDSRKLQNFILPSSNARKDVGIVERYGLRDASCRRSKRIRKSPDVCDVNDVDSPVSVSSGTPKEKDSETGTVDSDTFSVNEGSTVESGFGLMQTESVVECSLGDTQTNQRLDFHSSAVIVKKKRKPSRKRVNSGTSEHIGRLEKEPESEIEEHRSSQSLPSDNKNVNEKYISEDGDEHLPLLKRARVRMGRLSSEVEQPDTFIQPEEKSSEVSDGRMVRLNASLNSEEDSPVERNPSVGMLELDNVSTINKFPVNTPAPWEVKKLHCSSVDGEAALPPSKRIHRALEAMSANVAEDVEATFEAPSSMKTVMNASCFSPMRDCSNISPGNKSEGETVLRNVNFSGKTASQGTILGCPDNTIPSRADGGPASNVEVVDCDILPNNNSAEPVPCGTGLPVQAVDRSDREDPGDSSLSKTLPESAVMPRRPTPLRASLDDEVISSKGKQENFLQPSVGNSQIENCELKNQFEEGDHARLDTTNSDTVLSNPEIMNCLTRDDSDLSLRNLQNECQTTNLLKLDISRDNEDTEMILVKEKSTSKDIKGITSPSTEARTTSIQDLPQLLQSSSHSEDHSSHREVAGMCSSMSLTGGLVSTSRAPPPPHNTSACNMPASDNSSLLRNDGCCSLDVPLRHEKVIHAGKQNGKVEANAALTSFEDYLGLLTRTKDSIGRATRIAIECGKLGVASKVVELLARRLEKEPSLPKRVDLFFLVDSITQCCRGLKGEVGGVYPSKVQAQLPRLLLAAAPPGSNGRENRRQCLKVLKLWQERRVLPESVIRRHIRDLDSANNPPAADPHCRRVERNERAFDDPLREVEGMVDEYGSNSSFQLPGFRMPPMLKDEDEGCDSDGESFEAVTPEHNSSSPGGQIQIAACEKRSHILEAVDGELEMEDVAPSCEAEPGGTSNGRVRSAEVINGRIEQNFPAVILPPNPKTLPTSSPPLPMSPPPSPPPPPPPLPPPPPPPLSTLPNPVTNIPDSKLYANEDKQQFTALRPVAPRIDPIISEASSYHAHENGNCSMSVQIPDTASTDSFGSLPLPHLPNQPPNSVPQVNGAVSHSKAFHLRPRVPESANTPFGGAPVSHPPTQSVNSGAQLDGAVSQKAFHLRPPHPAPSNQFSYVHADQRTQRREFPHQSYPTRSHFAHNTDRGNFYSDRDRFDAAPHDAGDNWRHSEPSFSGPNYRDNGRHSYAHGPYGGPLREPAPNHSWAFPPRPMHHREVMHRRPSLDGPIPVASRVFLMGATSSVSEKSVHEFTVKDCKNKDVDLSIYKGKVLLIVNVASKCGFTNANYTELTELYNRLKGQDFEILAFPCNQFLHQEPGTSEDTQNFVCERFRAEYPVFQKVRVNGQTAAPLYKFLKANSKSPYFGHSIKWNFTKFLVNKNGEVIQRYGTTTLPLAIEEDIKKALED, from the exons ATGGCGCCGAGTCGGAGAAAAGGTGCCAGTAAGGCGGCTATGGCCTCCGCTGCTCGGAAGCAGTGGAAGGTCGGCGATCTTGTTCTTGCTAAGGTTAAGGGGTTTCCGGCTTGGCCGGCTAAG GTGAGTGAACCAGACAAGTGGGGGCATCAAGTGGACTGGAAGAAAGTATTTGTGTATTTTTTTGGCACTCAACAAAT CGCATTCTGTAATCCAGCTGATGTTGAAGCCTTTACGGAAGAAAAGAAAGCAAATCTTTTAGGAAAGCGTCATGGTAAAGGTGCTGATTTTGTTCGCGCAGTACGGGAGATTATTGAcagctttgagaagttaaaaaaCGAGGACCAAAATGCGAATATACTTTCAGCTAATGATACCATCATGGGAAATGGTAGCAATTCTGTAGAACCTTTGGCTGATTCTGGTGTGAAGGATGAGGCTCCCAAAGCAATAAAGGGGACATTACATGAAAGTACAGATTCTACAACTGCCAAATGTGATGATGATTTTCAAGTTGGAGGGTCTGCAGCTGGAGCAACACAAGACCCTTTCCATAGTGAGGAGGCTTTGTTTGAGGATCCTACAGGTGACACCAATGTTAAAGAAACCTCTCTGCCAACAACATATTCTAGGAAAAAAAATGGAGTTGCACAAGCACGTAACTTTGTCACAGAGAGAAGAGTCCCGTCTGCTCGAAGGTCACGAAGTTCAACCCGGGTAGATTCGCGCAAACTTCAGAACTTTATATTGCCATCTAGCAATGCAAGAAAAGATGTAGGGATTGTAGAGAGGTATGGATTGCGGGACGCGTCATGCAGAAGGAGCAAGCGGATCAGGAAGTCACCAGATGTTTGTGATGTTAATGATGTGGATTCACCTGTTTCTGTTTCAAGTGGTACCCCTAAAGAAAAAGATTCGGAAACTGGTACAGTTGACTCTGACACTTTCAGTGTCAATGAGGGAAGCACTGTGGAGTCTGGCTTTGGACTGATGCAAACAGAGTCTGTTGTCGAATGTTCCCTGGGAGATACCCAAACAAATCAAAGACTTGACTTCCATTCCAGTGCTGTAATTgttaagaaaaaaagaaagcCAAGTAGAAAACGAGTAAACAGTGGGACTAGTGAACATATTGGTAGACTAGAGAAGGAGCCAGAATCAGAGATTGAAGAGCATAGATCTAGTCAGAGTTTGCCAAGTGATAATAAAAACGTGAACGAGAAGTACATTAGTGAAGATGGAGATGAGCATCTGCCATTACTCAAAAGAGCCAGGGTTAGAATGGGTAGACTATCATCTGAAGTGGAGCAACCAGATACCTTCATCCAGCCAGAGGAGAAATCTTCTGAAGTTTCAGATGGTCGGATGGTGCGGCTGAATGcatctttaaactctgaggaAGATAGTCCTGTTGAAAGAAACCCATCTGTTGGTATGCTGGAGTTGGATAATGTATCAACAATTAACAAGTTTCCTGTGAATACGCCAGCACCTTGGGAAGTTAAGAAATTGCATTGCAGTTCAGTAGACGGCGAAGCTGCTTTACCTCCATCAAAGCGCATTCACCGTGCATTAGAAGCGATGTCGGCTAATGTCGCTGAAGATGTTGAAGCAACTTTTGAGGCACCATCATCCATGAAAACAGTCATGAATGCGTCTTGTTTTTCACCCATGAGGGATTGCTCCAACATATCTCCTGGTAATAAATCAGAGGGTGAAACTGTATTGCGTAATGTAAATTTTTCTGGCAAAACTGCTTCTCAAGGTACAATCTTGGGGTGCCCTGATAATACAATTCCCTCCAGAGCTGACGGGGGTCCTGCATCTAATGTTGAAGTGGTAGATTGTGATATTCTTCCAAATAACAATAGCGCAGAACCTGTACCTTGTGGTACTGGACTTCCTGTACAGGCTGTTGACCGTTCTGATCGTGAGGATCCTGGTGATTCATCCTTGAGTAAAACTCTTCCTGAATCGGCGGTGATGCCTCGAAGGCCAACACCTTTGAGAGCTAGCTTGGACGACGAAGTGATAAGCAGCAAAGGCAAACAAGAGAATTTCCTGCAGCCTTCTGTTGGTAACAGCCAGATTGAGAATTGTGAGCTGAAAAACCAATTTGAAGAGGGTGATCATGCTAGGCTAGATACAACGAACTCAGATACTGTTTTATCCAACCCTGAGATTATGAATTGTTTGACACGTGATGATTCAGATTTGTCACTACGCAATTTACAAAATGAATGCCAGACTACCAATTTGTTGAAGCTGGATATCAGTAGAGATAACGAGGACACAGAAAT GATTTTGGTGAAAGAAAAATCGACATCGAAAGATATAAAAGGAATCACATCTCCATCTACAGAGGCCAGGACTACTTCCATACAGGATCTTCCACAACTGCTTCAGTCTAGTTCTCATTCTGAAGATCATTCAAGTCACAGAGAGGTCGCGGGTATGTGCTCATCTATGTCTCTGACTGGTGGGTTAGTCTCCACTTCACGAGCACCCCCACCCCCACATAATACTTCTGCTTGCAACATGCCTGCGTCAGATAACAGTTCACTTCTTAGAAATGATGGCTGCTGCAGTCTCGATGTACCCTTGCGGCATGAGAAAGTAATACATGCTGGAAAACAAAATGGTAAAGTAGAAGCCAATGCTGCTCTTACATCATTTGAAGACTATCTTGGATTGCTGACAAGGACAAAAGATAGCATTGGTCGAGCGACACGAATTGCTATCGAATGTGGTAAACTTGGTGTTGCTTCGAAG GTGGTGGAGTTACTTGCTCGGCGTCTGGAAAAGGAACCTAGTCTACCCAAAAGAGTAGACTTGTTTTTCCTTGTGGATTCTATTACGCAGTGCTGTCGAGGCCTGAAGG GTGAGGTTGGTGGCGTGTATCCTTCAAAAGTTCAAGCACAGCTACCACGTCTATTATTAGCTGCTGCTCCTCCTGGAAGTAACGGTCGGGAAAACCGCAGACAATGCTTAAAG GTATTGAAACTTTGGCAGGAAAGAAGAGTCCTTCCAGAATCCGTTATCCGCCGCCATATCCGTGATCTTGATTCTGCCAATAATCCTCCTGCCGCTGATCCTCATTGTCGCCGTGTCGAAAGAAACGAGCGGGCTTTTGATGATCCCCTCAGAGAAGTTGAGGGCATGGTGGATGAATATGGAAG CAATTCAAGTTTTCAGCTTCCTGGTTTTCGGATGCCTCCTATGCtgaaagatgaagatgaaggatGTGATTCTGATGGGGAGAGTTTTGAGGCTGTTACTCCTGAACATAATTCCAGTAGCCCTGGAGGACAGATCCAGATAGCTGCTTGTGAGAAGCGTAGTCACATATTGGAAGCTGTTGATGGTGAACTTGAAATGGAAGATGTTGCTCCCTCTTGTGAAGCTGAGCCTGGTGGCACCAGCAATGGTCGAGTTCGCAGTGCAGAGGTTATAAATGGCCGAATCGAACAGAACTTTCCTGCTGTTATCCTCCCTCCAAATCCCAAGACTCTACCAACCTCCTCTCCTCCTCTGCCGATGTCGCCCCCACCATCTCCACCTCCTCCACCTCCGCCCCTGCCACCTCCACCGCCACCTCCATTGTCTACATTGCCTAATCCAGTTACCAACATTCCTGATTCAAAGCTTTAT GCAAATGAAGATAAACAACAGTTCACTGCTCTACGTCCAGTTGCACCGAGAATTGACCCAATAATTTCAGAAGCATCTTCCTATCATGCTCATGAAAATGGAAATTGTAGTATGTCGGTGCAGATACCTGATACTGCCAGCACCGACTCTTTTGGTAGTTTGCCTCTCCCTCATTTACCTAATCAGCCACCCAATAGTGTTCCACAAGTAAATGGTGCTGTCTCTCACAGCAAGGCATTTCATTTAAGACCACGGGTGCCTGAATCTGCTAATACCCCTTTTGGTGGCGCGCCTGTGTCTCACCCACCAACTCAGTCTGTGAATAGTGGCGCACAGTTAGATGGTGCTGTATCTCAGAAGGCATTTCATTTAAGGCCACCTCATCCTGCACCATCAAATCAATTTTCATATGTGCATGCAGATCAGCGAACACAGAGGAGGGAGTTTCCCCACCAATCCTATCCCACCAGGTCCCATTTCGCGCACAATACAGATAGAGGGAACTTTTACAGTGACCGTGATAGATTTGATGCAGCCCCACATGATGCTGGTGATAACTGGAGACATTCAGAGCCTTCTTTTTCTG GTCCAAACTATCGAGATAATGGTAGGCATTCATATGCACATGGTCCTTATGGCGGACCATTGCGTGAGCCTGCTCCAAATCATAGCTGGGCTTTCCCTCCCCGGCCTATGCATCACAGAGAAGTTATGCATCGTAGACCGTCCCTGGATGGTCCTATCCCGGTGGCAAGTAGAG TCTTCTTGATGGGTGCTACTTCTTCGGTTTCTGAAAAATCTGTTCATGAATTTACAGTTAAG GATTGCAAGAACAAAGATGTGGACCTGAGCATCTACAAAGGAAAAGTGCTGCTCATTGTCAATGTTGCTTCAAAATG CGGGTTCACAAATGCAAATTATACCGAGTTGACTGAACTTTACAACAGATTAAAGGGTCAAG ATTTTGAGATCTTGGCCTTCCCATGTAATCAATTCTTGCACCAAGAACCGGGAACGAGTGAGGATACACAAAACTTTGTTTGCGAAAGATTTAGGGCAGAGTACCCTGTATTTCAAAAG GTACGTGTGAATGGGCAAACTGCAGCACCCCTGTACAAATTTTTGAAAGCTAATAGTAAATCTCCATATTTTGGGCATAGCATTAAGTGGAATTTCACCAAGTTTCTTGTGAACAAAAATGGAGAAGTTATACAACGATATGGCACAACTACCTTACCTTTAGCAATCGAG GAAGACATCAAGAAAGCATTGGAGGATTAG
- the LOC108219984 gene encoding probable F-box protein At2g36090, which produces MSDKTIASLNSDLYYDILRRLDGASLASAACTCASFSSISKEEVLWENVCSTMWQSTHREDVKSLIKSIGGFKKFYADCFPLLVNKEVPEFRWSSYVDYPDELTEAEYYGDMDELENVSPSDLVSIVDIKYKDKTICSKVLWGIPNANGFNGWFSNCPFRIDLLAYSDRDNDDTGEVTLSETDGLPPVMSMERERKDGKLWQELRAGIRLSWIVVNRKLKQAANLSSLIPLGGQRHWPTDKDFLIRFGSVLPSKDIIPWQVVECILLMKFRVIYSDGTGEGQTTLKLTELSMQLGDVEGAHVNGRNSLLILKESLSCPRSKNYSEVLESYKLYSKAQSELKEEKIRNESMLDRLCILSGITAFATFCYYML; this is translated from the coding sequence ATGTCGGACAAAACCATAGCTTCATTAAATAGCGATCTCTATTATGATATATTGCGACGTTTGGATGGTGCTAGTTTGGCAAGTGCAGCATGTACTTGTGCATCCTTCTCTTCTATCTCAAAAGAAGAGGTTTTGTGGGAAAATGTGTGCTCAACTATGTGGCAATCAACCCACAGGGAAGATGtcaaaagtttgataaaatccATTGGTGGGTTTAAAAAGTTTTATGCAGATTGTTTCCCCCTTCTTGTAAACAAAGAAGTACCAGAGTTTCGTTGGAGTAGTTATGTTGACTATCCTGATGAGCTGACTGAGGCTGAATACTATGGTGACATGGATGAATTGGAGAATGTTTCTCCATCTGATCTTGTCTCTATCgtagatattaaatataaagATAAGACAATCTGCTCGAAAGTCCTCTGGGGCATTCCTAATGCAAATGGATTTAATGGCTGGTTTTCCAACTGTCCATTTCGAATTGATCTTCTGGCTTATTCAGATAGAGATAATGACGATACTGGTGAAGTCACTCTTTCGGAGACTGATGGTTTGCCACCAGTAATGTCAATGGAAAGAGAGAGGAAAGATGGGAAGCTCTGGCAAGAACTTCGTGCTGGAATCCGACTCAGTTGGATTGTTGTGAACAGAAAACTAAAGCAAGCTGCAAATCTATCGAGTTTGATTCCTCTTGGTGGGCAAAGGCATTGGCCCACAGACAAGGATTTCTTAATACGTTTTGGATCCGTGCTTCCCTCCAAAGACATTATTCCATGGCAAGTAGTAGAATGCATTCTTTTAATGAAGTTCAGAGTGATATACAGTGATGGGACAGGTGAAGGGCAGACAACTTTGAAATTAACAGAACTGAGTATGCAATTGGGAGATGTGGAGGGTGCCCATGTCAATGGTAGAAACAGTTTACTCATCCTGAAGGAATCCTTAAGCTGCCCTCGGAGCAAGAATTATAGCGAGGTCCTAGAATCTTACAAGTTATACTCAAAAGCACAGAGTGAGCTAAAAGAGgaaaaaataagaaatgaaaGCATGTTAGATAGACTTTGTATACTAAGTGGAATTACTGCATTTGCCACATTTTGTTATTATATGTTATGA
- the LOC108220930 gene encoding uncharacterized protein LOC108220930 isoform X1, with amino-acid sequence MEGEGRSEIEFSNVETAAESLDRCVIYHVVIDVLGFILFMHQQIPSILQDISLEFDALHSEYKDLDAIIAQPDMKASLRRVHAGRKREVRMGIRKFEKLMKNVSNIQSALQLVITEIPDIKGVILVLGTSSVRPQHVYELCFSHGKVASGSDCDFLKSKAAEGLSRKAIRTLVSKSAGSDSYAGPTKLFLLVKAPVSFSQPMHFLPKRDYKYNKKILPLRLRFKCRNQNRELNAPCGGSLNAISTDSVDTNSDDLIWFQCRHVIKGMACRTSPTED; translated from the exons ATGGAGGGCGAAGGACGGTCGGAGATCGAGTTCAGCAACGTCGAGACGGCGGCGGAGTCTCTGGACAGATGTGTTATATATCATGTCGTTATCGATGTTCTCGGCTTCATTCTCTTTATGCATCAACAAATACCTTC CATTTTGCAGGATATTAGTCTCGAATTTGATGCATTGCATTCGGAGTATAAGGATTTG GATGCAATTATTGCTCAACCTGATATGAAGGCATCTTTGCGAAGAGTGCATGCTGGGAGAAAAAGGGAAGTGAGAATGGGAATAAGGAAATTCGAAAAGTTGATGAAAAATGTGTCTAATATTCAAAGTGCTCTGCAGCTGGTGATCACTGAGATCCCTGATATTAAGGGAGTCATTTTGGTTCTTGGAACTAGTTCTGTGCGGCCTCAACATGTTTATGAACTGTGTTTTTCACATGGAAAGGTTGCATCAGGAAGTgattgtgattttttgaaaagcaaaGCAGCGGAAGGGCTCTCTAGAAAG GCTATTAGGACTCTGGTCTCAAAGAGTGCTGGATCAGATTCTTATGCAG GCCCTACCAAGTTGTTTCTGTTGGTCAAAGCTCCCGTTTCTTTCAGTCAGCCTATGCATTTTCTTCCCAAGCGAGATTATAAATACAACAAGAAG ATACTGCCGCTAAGATTGAGATTTAAGTGCAGAAACCAAAATAGGGAATTGAATGCTCCATGTGGCGGTTCCCTGAATGCAATATCTACTGACTCGGTAGATACTAATTCAGATGATTTAATCTG GTTTCAGTGCCGACATGTTATCAAAGGCATGGCTTGCAGGACATCACCAACAGAAGACTGA
- the LOC108220930 gene encoding uncharacterized protein LOC108220930 isoform X2 gives MEGEGRSEIEFSNVETAAESLDRCVIYHVVIDVLGFILFMHQQIPSILQDISLEFDALHSEYKDLDAIIAQPDMKASLRRVHAGRKREVRMGIRKFEKLMKNVSNIQSALQLVITEIPDIKGVILVLGTSSVRPQHVYELCFSHGKVASGSDCDFLKSKAAEGLSRKAIRTLVSKSAGSDSYAGPTKLFLLVKAPVSFSQPMHFLPKRDYKYNKKILPLRLRFKCRNQNRELNAPCGGSLNAISTDSVDTNSDDLICGLGHL, from the exons ATGGAGGGCGAAGGACGGTCGGAGATCGAGTTCAGCAACGTCGAGACGGCGGCGGAGTCTCTGGACAGATGTGTTATATATCATGTCGTTATCGATGTTCTCGGCTTCATTCTCTTTATGCATCAACAAATACCTTC CATTTTGCAGGATATTAGTCTCGAATTTGATGCATTGCATTCGGAGTATAAGGATTTG GATGCAATTATTGCTCAACCTGATATGAAGGCATCTTTGCGAAGAGTGCATGCTGGGAGAAAAAGGGAAGTGAGAATGGGAATAAGGAAATTCGAAAAGTTGATGAAAAATGTGTCTAATATTCAAAGTGCTCTGCAGCTGGTGATCACTGAGATCCCTGATATTAAGGGAGTCATTTTGGTTCTTGGAACTAGTTCTGTGCGGCCTCAACATGTTTATGAACTGTGTTTTTCACATGGAAAGGTTGCATCAGGAAGTgattgtgattttttgaaaagcaaaGCAGCGGAAGGGCTCTCTAGAAAG GCTATTAGGACTCTGGTCTCAAAGAGTGCTGGATCAGATTCTTATGCAG GCCCTACCAAGTTGTTTCTGTTGGTCAAAGCTCCCGTTTCTTTCAGTCAGCCTATGCATTTTCTTCCCAAGCGAGATTATAAATACAACAAGAAG ATACTGCCGCTAAGATTGAGATTTAAGTGCAGAAACCAAAATAGGGAATTGAATGCTCCATGTGGCGGTTCCCTGAATGCAATATCTACTGACTCGGTAGATACTAATTCAGATGATTTAATCTG TGGGTTGGGGCACTTGTAG
- the LOC108220929 gene encoding alkane hydroxylase MAH1-like, which yields MDVLFTCDPANVNYILSKNFTNYPKGPEFGKIFDILGEGIFSSDGHLWEVQRRTTMSIFNHAQFYDMLQKTVGEKIEKALIPLLDHVSKHGIEVDLQDIFQRLAFDNICSLVLDHDLQSLSLDLPYIPYQKVVPDVEEAMLYRHFVPESIWKLQRWIKSGKEKTLSKARETIDEFLYTCISMKRKQVALKNSEHISAELDLSAAYMELAYKENPENPDKFFRDALVNIMVGARDTTSTALSWFFWLLWKNPRTESKILQEIKTNFNTEDLNNCNLFKKKEEMHKLVYLHAALCESLRLFPPVPLNHKAPKQPDILPSGHRVGKNSKILLSFYSMGRMEDIWGKDCLEFKPERWITEKGDIKHEPSYKFTAFNAGPRACLGKDMAFTQMKILATTIIHRYSIQVVAGHPIVPKGSVILEMKYGFRIRVEKRSEGK from the coding sequence ATGGACGTGCTTTTCACTTGTGATCCTGCTAATGTTAACTACATCCTGAGCAAGAATTTCACCAATTATCCCAAAGGCCCTGAGTTTGGAAAGATTTTTGATATTCTTGGAGAGGGGATCTTTAGTTCGGATGGCCATCTTTGGGAAGTTCAACGCAGAACTACCATGTCAATCTTCAATCATGCCCAGTTTTATGATATGCTACAAAAGACTGTGGGGGAAAAGATAGAAAAAGCACTGATTCCACTACTTGATCATGTGTCTAAGCATGGAATCGAGGTGGATTTGCAGGACATATTCCAGAGACTTGCTTTCGATAACATATGTTCTCTGGTTTTAGACCATGACCTACAGAGTCTCTCCCTTGATTTACCTTACATTCCATACCAGAAGGTTGTCCCAGATGTTGAAGAGGCGATGCTTTATAGACACTTCGTTCCTGAAAGCATTTGGAAGCTACAAAGATGGATTAAAAGTGGCAAAGAGAAAACTCTAAGCAAAGCCCGGGAAACTATTGATGAATttctatatacatgcatatccATGAAGCGCAAGCAAGTGGCACTTAAAAATTCTGAGCACATATCTGCAGAATTAGATCTGTCAGCAGCCTACATGGAATTAGCATACAAGGAAAACCCGGAAAATCCTGATAAATTTTTTAGGGACGCTTTGGTTAATATAATGGTTGGTGCGAGAGATACAACTAGTACGGCACTTTCTTGGTTTTTCTGGCTTCTTTGGAAAAACCCAAGAACAGAATCTAAGATTCTTCAGGAGATCAAAACAAATTTCAATACAGAAGATCTTAATAATTGCaatctttttaagaaaaaggaAGAGATGCATAAACTGGTTTATCTGCATGCAGCCTTGTGCGAGTCTTTAAGACTCTTCCCTCCAGTTCCTTTAAATCACAAGGCTCCAAAACAACCAGACATTCTTCCAAGTGGCCATCGGGTGGGCAAAAACTCAAAGATTCTGTTGTCTTTTTATTCGATGGGAAGAATGGAAGACATATGGGGAAAAGATTGCTTAGAATTCAAGCCAGAGAGATGGATAACTGAAAAAGGAGACATTAAACATGAACCTTCATACAAGTTTACGGCTTTTAATGCAGGGCCAAGAGCTTGTTTAGGAAAGGATATGGCTTTCACTCAAATGAAGATTCTTGCGACGACCATCATACATCGTTATAGTATTCAGGTGGTTGCAGGTCATCCTATAGTCCCAAAAGGTTCTGTTATTCTGGAAATGAAATATGGATTCAGAATCAGGGTGGAAAAACGAAGTGAGGGCAAGTAA
- the LOC135152872 gene encoding alkane hydroxylase MAH1-like — MKRKQVALKNSDHISAELDLSAAYMELAYKENPENPDKFFRDALVNMMVGARDTTSTALSWFFWLLWKNPITESKILQEIKTNFNTEDLKSCNLFKKREEMHKLVYLHAALCESLRLFPPAPFNHKAPKQADVLPSGHRVGKNSKIVLSFYSMGRMEGIWGKDCLEFKPERWITEKGGIKHEPSYKFTAFNAGPRACLGKDMAFTQMKILATTIIHRYSIQVVTGHPIVPKDSVVLEMKYGLRIRLEKRS; from the coding sequence ATGAAGCGCAAACAAGTGGCACTTAAAAATTCTGATCACATATCTGCAGAATTAGATCTGTCAGCAGCGTACATGGAATTAGCATACAAGGAAAACCCGGAAAATCCTGATAAATTTTTCAGGGACGCTTTGGTTAATATGATGGTTGGTGCGAGAGATACAACTAGTACAGCACTTTCTTGGTTTTTCTGGCTTCTTTGGAAAAACCCAATAACAGAATCTAAGATTCTACAGGAGATCAAAACAAATTTCAATACAGAAGATCTTAAAAGTTGCAATCTTTTTAAGAAAAGGGAAGAGATGCATAAACTGGTTTATCTGCATGCAGCCTTGTGCGAGTCTTTAAGACTCTTCCCTCCAGCTCCTTTCAATCACAAGGCTCCAAAACAAGCAGACGTTCTTCCAAGTGGCCATCGGGTGGGCAAAAACTCAAAGATCGTGTTGTCTTTTTATTCGATGGGAAGAATGGAAGGCATATGGGGAAAAGATTGCTTAGAGTTCAAGCCAGAGAGATGGATAACTGAAAAAGGAGGGATTAAACATGAACCTTCATACAAGTTTACGGCTTTTAATGCAGGGCCAAGAGCTTGTTTAGGAAAGGACATGGCGTTCACTCAAATGAAGATTCTTGCCACGACTATCATACATCGTTACAGTATTCAGGTGGTTACAGGTCATCCTATAGTCCCAAAAGATTCTGTTGTTCTGGAAATGAAATATGGATTGAGAATCAGGCTGGAAAAAAGAAGCTGA